One Prunus dulcis chromosome 8, ALMONDv2, whole genome shotgun sequence DNA window includes the following coding sequences:
- the LOC117638266 gene encoding cold-regulated protein 28 isoform X3, producing the protein MGENIRENIPLPNSDPERRPELTRTISNSSSSSSFSFTTLDASEELPLCCSHATLGASTEWTNEKHNLYLDSLETSFVNELYHSMRLRDWHQQKNARGTHSLQEVSFKTQNSSDQFMVVQDGCLQKINLRKNESLMESTANSHVTVRSPCRCHSTLAGKSCTVSSSKTLTLKKLHASARSSEQNLVCHQDLVGSITEVSGQNFVDEDHGGKLSNASKPKRLKRVAADASSNDQIVPSGNFDTKEVSMAHNVLSEQGHNLRYFLGGS; encoded by the exons ATGGGAGAGAATATCCGGGAGAATATTCCGCTTCCGAATTCGGATCCCGAGCGCCGGCCCGAGTTGACTCGGACCATCTCCAACTCCTCGTCGTCTTCTTCGTTCTCCTTCACTACTCTTGACGCTTCCGAGGAGCTCCCGCTTTGTTGCTCGCATGCAACACTG GGTGCATCCACAGAGTGGACAAATGAAAAGCACAATTTGTATCTTGATTCTTTGGAAACATCATTTGTTAATGAATTGTACCATTCCATGCGTTTGCGTGACTGGCATCAACAAAAGAATGCTCGAGGGACACATTCATTGCAAGAGGTCTCATTCAAGACTCAGAATTCTTCTGACCAG TTCATGGTTGTTCAAGATGGCTGCTTGCAGAAGATCAACCTTCGAAAGAATGAAAGTTTGATGGAAAGCACAGCTAATTCTCATGTTACTGTGAGAAGTCCATGCAGATGTCATTCTACTCTTGCAGGCAAAAGCTGCACCGTTTCATCTTCTAAGACGCTGACTTTAAAAAAGTTACATGCATCAGCAAGAAGTTCAGAGCAGAACCTTGTATGTCATCAGGATTTGGTTGGCAGTATTACAG AAGTATCTGGTCAGAACTTTGTGGATGAAGACCATGGAGGGAAGCTAAGCAATGCATCCAAACCAAAAAGGCTTAAAAGAGTAGCAGCTGATGCTTCCAGCAATGATCAA ATTGTGCCATCAGgaaattttgatacaaaaGAGGTTTCTATGGCCCATAATGTTCTCTCTGAACAAGGGCATAATCTTCGCTATTTCTTAGGAGGAAGCTGA
- the LOC117638266 gene encoding cold-regulated protein 27 isoform X2, giving the protein MGENIRENIPLPNSDPERRPELTRTISNSSSSSSFSFTTLDASEELPLCCSHATLGASTEWTNEKHNLYLDSLETSFVNELYHSMRLRDWHQQKNARGTHSLQEVSFKTQNSSDQFMVVQDGCLQKINLRKNESLMESTANSHVTVRSPCRCHSTLAGKSCTVSSSKTLTLKKLHASARSSEQNLVCHQDLVGSITVSGQNFVDEDHGGKLSNASKPKRLKRVAADASSNDQVMSTINTKTERKKNNIWNKFCILILLYLSHIRSCDYYSVLIVRVLIFY; this is encoded by the exons ATGGGAGAGAATATCCGGGAGAATATTCCGCTTCCGAATTCGGATCCCGAGCGCCGGCCCGAGTTGACTCGGACCATCTCCAACTCCTCGTCGTCTTCTTCGTTCTCCTTCACTACTCTTGACGCTTCCGAGGAGCTCCCGCTTTGTTGCTCGCATGCAACACTG GGTGCATCCACAGAGTGGACAAATGAAAAGCACAATTTGTATCTTGATTCTTTGGAAACATCATTTGTTAATGAATTGTACCATTCCATGCGTTTGCGTGACTGGCATCAACAAAAGAATGCTCGAGGGACACATTCATTGCAAGAGGTCTCATTCAAGACTCAGAATTCTTCTGACCAG TTCATGGTTGTTCAAGATGGCTGCTTGCAGAAGATCAACCTTCGAAAGAATGAAAGTTTGATGGAAAGCACAGCTAATTCTCATGTTACTGTGAGAAGTCCATGCAGATGTCATTCTACTCTTGCAGGCAAAAGCTGCACCGTTTCATCTTCTAAGACGCTGACTTTAAAAAAGTTACATGCATCAGCAAGAAGTTCAGAGCAGAACCTTGTATGTCATCAGGATTTGGTTGGCAGTATTACAG TATCTGGTCAGAACTTTGTGGATGAAGACCATGGAGGGAAGCTAAGCAATGCATCCAAACCAAAAAGGCTTAAAAGAGTAGCAGCTGATGCTTCCAGCAATGATCAAGTAATGTCTACAATAAACACAAAAacggaaagaaaaaaaaacaacatttgGAATAAATTCTGCATATTGATCTTGCTTTACTTATCCCACATAAGATCCTGTGATTATTATTCAGTCTTGATTGTTAGGGTtctcattttttattaa
- the LOC117638266 gene encoding cold-regulated protein 28 isoform X1: protein MGENIRENIPLPNSDPERRPELTRTISNSSSSSSFSFTTLDASEELPLCCSHATLGASTEWTNEKHNLYLDSLETSFVNELYHSMRLRDWHQQKNARGTHSLQEVSFKTQNSSDQFMVVQDGCLQKINLRKNESLMESTANSHVTVRSPCRCHSTLAGKSCTVSSSKTLTLKKLHASARSSEQNLVCHQDLVGSITEVSGQNFVDEDHGGKLSNASKPKRLKRVAADASSNDQVMSTINTKTERKKNNIWNKFCILILLYLSHIRSCDYYSVLIVRVLIFY from the exons ATGGGAGAGAATATCCGGGAGAATATTCCGCTTCCGAATTCGGATCCCGAGCGCCGGCCCGAGTTGACTCGGACCATCTCCAACTCCTCGTCGTCTTCTTCGTTCTCCTTCACTACTCTTGACGCTTCCGAGGAGCTCCCGCTTTGTTGCTCGCATGCAACACTG GGTGCATCCACAGAGTGGACAAATGAAAAGCACAATTTGTATCTTGATTCTTTGGAAACATCATTTGTTAATGAATTGTACCATTCCATGCGTTTGCGTGACTGGCATCAACAAAAGAATGCTCGAGGGACACATTCATTGCAAGAGGTCTCATTCAAGACTCAGAATTCTTCTGACCAG TTCATGGTTGTTCAAGATGGCTGCTTGCAGAAGATCAACCTTCGAAAGAATGAAAGTTTGATGGAAAGCACAGCTAATTCTCATGTTACTGTGAGAAGTCCATGCAGATGTCATTCTACTCTTGCAGGCAAAAGCTGCACCGTTTCATCTTCTAAGACGCTGACTTTAAAAAAGTTACATGCATCAGCAAGAAGTTCAGAGCAGAACCTTGTATGTCATCAGGATTTGGTTGGCAGTATTACAG AAGTATCTGGTCAGAACTTTGTGGATGAAGACCATGGAGGGAAGCTAAGCAATGCATCCAAACCAAAAAGGCTTAAAAGAGTAGCAGCTGATGCTTCCAGCAATGATCAAGTAATGTCTACAATAAACACAAAAacggaaagaaaaaaaaacaacatttgGAATAAATTCTGCATATTGATCTTGCTTTACTTATCCCACATAAGATCCTGTGATTATTATTCAGTCTTGATTGTTAGGGTtctcattttttattaa
- the LOC117638266 gene encoding cold-regulated protein 27 isoform X4: MTSQNMVKGASTEWTNEKHNLYLDSLETSFVNELYHSMRLRDWHQQKNARGTHSLQEVSFKTQNSSDQFMVVQDGCLQKINLRKNESLMESTANSHVTVRSPCRCHSTLAGKSCTVSSSKTLTLKKLHASARSSEQNLVCHQDLVGSITEVSGQNFVDEDHGGKLSNASKPKRLKRVAADASSNDQVMSTINTKTERKKNNIWNKFCILILLYLSHIRSCDYYSVLIVRVLIFY, encoded by the exons ATGACCTCTCAGAATATGGTGAAG GGTGCATCCACAGAGTGGACAAATGAAAAGCACAATTTGTATCTTGATTCTTTGGAAACATCATTTGTTAATGAATTGTACCATTCCATGCGTTTGCGTGACTGGCATCAACAAAAGAATGCTCGAGGGACACATTCATTGCAAGAGGTCTCATTCAAGACTCAGAATTCTTCTGACCAG TTCATGGTTGTTCAAGATGGCTGCTTGCAGAAGATCAACCTTCGAAAGAATGAAAGTTTGATGGAAAGCACAGCTAATTCTCATGTTACTGTGAGAAGTCCATGCAGATGTCATTCTACTCTTGCAGGCAAAAGCTGCACCGTTTCATCTTCTAAGACGCTGACTTTAAAAAAGTTACATGCATCAGCAAGAAGTTCAGAGCAGAACCTTGTATGTCATCAGGATTTGGTTGGCAGTATTACAG AAGTATCTGGTCAGAACTTTGTGGATGAAGACCATGGAGGGAAGCTAAGCAATGCATCCAAACCAAAAAGGCTTAAAAGAGTAGCAGCTGATGCTTCCAGCAATGATCAAGTAATGTCTACAATAAACACAAAAacggaaagaaaaaaaaacaacatttgGAATAAATTCTGCATATTGATCTTGCTTTACTTATCCCACATAAGATCCTGTGATTATTATTCAGTCTTGATTGTTAGGGTtctcattttttattaa
- the LOC117637914 gene encoding uncharacterized protein LOC117637914 — translation MENTQAPPPRPLYKQNSWSPDTLRDETWQRRKSSCSARRLNRSKSVSEDDLEELKACIELGFGFDSPVIDPKLSDTLPALEFYHAVNTQCSKSLLTEVGDAEMLKMRLRQWAQLVGCAVRQSSSSI, via the exons ATGGAGAATACCCAAGCGCCACCGCCTCGACCTCTGTACAAGCAGAACTCGTGGTCGCCCGACACGCTCCGCGACGAGACGTGGCAGCGCCGGAAGAGCAGCTGCAGCGCGCGCCGCCTCAATCGCAGCAAAAGCGTCTCGGAAGACGATTTGGAGGAGCTCAAAGCGTGCATTGAGCTCGGGTTCGGGTTCGATTCGCCCGTTATCGACCCGAAACTGTCCGATACTTTACCCGCCTTGGAGTTTTACCACGCTGTAAATACGCAGTGCAGTAAGAGCTTGTTAACAG AAGTTGGTGATGCGGAGATGTTGAAGATGAGGTTGAGGCAGTGGGCCCAGTTGGTCGGTTGCGCGGTTCGGCAATCATCTTCTTCTATCTAA